AACAATGCTGGATTAGGTCATATGAGTTGCTGTGGTAATGCTTTTAGCAATAGCTAATTGGATACTAAGTAGCAACTGCcaaaattttgatttatttgaatatatATTTCATGCCACATGTTGGCATGGAAAATACAACACTGATGTTACAATATACCACACTACGGCTTTATTGTAATAAATTAgccattaatttaaaaagctatttttaccAGTGTAGTGTGCTAAAATAATCTGCACAATCAATATCAGGTTAGCTTAGCATGCTAAccagacaaaaacagcttcttatagctttttattgttttcaagtTCCAAAAGGTTAATCTAACCACCCCTGAAACTTTATATTACTAATGCAGAGGTagattaaatcagtttttatctaACTTGtttcaaatatatataattcAGTCCATCTTCCAGCTAAAAGAGTGTTCAAATAAAACCTATCAGTGGCTTTTCCTCAAACCAAATAGGAAAAACGAAGTGGTAAATGCTGCAGCTTTGTaatatgtgttttaaaagcGAACGGCAAACATCAATGGAGCATCAGGTCCATCACGCCGGTGACTGACTGATGGCACAGCCCTCTGCACCACATAACTTGGCAACCCCCCCAAGTTACTTTTATCCAGCAGAGTGTGTGGTGGTTAATCAAAGCCCATGATTTCCATAATTCATGGATGCCCATCTGTTTGCCACCTACTCCCAGGCCCAGTGCAGAATAAACAAATTCAGGAGAGGGGCCAAGGGGCTATTTAATGTCAGCATCAGCCAGGGCTTACACACGCCgcacaagacacacacacacacagacacacacacacatctcagtCTAATAAATCTTCTGGGGTGAAccataattcattttaaacgCAATTGTTTAATCCGTCTATGATGCAATATGTGCTCTATAATTTACACGCAGAGGTAAACCAGTTAGGTTCTGTTAGAGTTTATTGTGCCTTCAGAAGACTCACATTAAATCTCCAAACTTCATCCCGACGGTTCCTCACAAAGGCCCCCGTCACGCCGCCGTCGTGCAGATTTCCCAACAAATCAGAGGAACGTCTCTGAATTAGGAGCCGAAGCTGCTGTGAGCGAACACCGTCAATGTGGAGGAGCcgttaaagcaaaaataaacacgGTGTCGTTTAATTTTAGGATCAATCCCATCGTTTCAATTTGTCTTTCGCAGGTTTGTGTGATTTATTGTCACCAATTACAACTGTTTAATGTGATCGCAGGACTTGAAGGACGTGAACCTGGAGCAAAGTAAGACAAGAGGAGTCAACGTTCAGCACTTCAAATCTTTAAGTATGATGTGATGTTCCAGGGTCACAGATGTAATCAGAGCCCCTCTGACCCAACTGTTGAGCTCCATTTAGAGTATTAAAGCTGGAATACACCGGGGACACCGAGGGacaaatgactttttgtttccagCTCAAAAACACCTGGCCTGATAGCCAAAGTTCTCAAACTctgaaaagtattaaaagtgCGCCTCGAAAACCTGATAAATTTCTGAAATTGGGTCTTTTCTGAGAAACCTTTGTCGCCGTTATCCCGCACATTTCTCTGTCTGCCTTCGgcgaaatgaaataaaataaaataaagctgtcTGCGTGGCCAGAGAGTAGGAAAGGGATTCTGACAGCTGCTTGAGGTTTGAAGTGCGGCTAAAGAGGCTCCTGCTTCCTGCACTcgagaaaaatataaagaattaaGTTGTTTTCATCCGTTTGCAGATTCGGAGAGGGTCATTTGTGCCTCGGTGCGATCTTGTTTACTGCAGAAAAGTCATGCAGGCACCTCTTCACGAGGCAAATCTTACGCTTCCCTCAGAATTACGTGTTATAATTTGAATTTGGGGGCTACTTCCGGGTGAAAATCCACACAGATCGTGGGTCTGCCTTCCTTTTCTCCAGCGCCTCCATTGTTACTCAGGGATTGTGGCCAACAGCCCGAGGGCCCCCACTCTGGTGGGGGGCCGTAAGCCCCTGGTTGACTATCAGCTGGGTTTTGTTGACTGACCGTTAGTGAAACCCTCTGATATGAGTGGCAAACATCCAAACATGTTTAGGTCGTGTGAACTGCTTCACGCAGAAAGAAGTTTATCATTTCTTCGGTTTTTCAAGTCTGTCTGAAGCTTTGATTACGAGTTAACTTCTTCTGACTTTTCAGCCCGTCTCATAAAATAACAGCGGGATAACTGGTAgttaaactgaggttgtttaaatcTACATGTAACCTTTCCACTAAAAGATCGGAGCTATCCCTTCAAACATGCCTAAGatccaacaaaacaacagagtaAAGCCAGATAAACAGCAGCCAACATCCAACTATTTATCCGTTTACAGCTTCTGATCTTATCTTTTTTGAAAACCCgccacttttttaaatttgattttccCCTCTCGGCGTCCGATGACCTCCCAGCCGGGCCTCGACCCCGACCCGTGGAGAGCCGCTGCGGTACAAGTCGTAAACGCCGGCCTGGCTCGAGCGGCAGACGGAGAACAAGTGGGGGCTCGTTGTAAGCTCATTTCCACACCGCTGATGAAATCTGCCGGCAACAGTTGTCATCTCAGTCAGAACCAGTGGCAGGTGACGAGACGGGAAAGACCTTTAAGATGAAAAAGGAACAGAGCGGGTTGGTTTGGAGAGGCACAGGCgtcatttctgttttatccGAGGGAAAATATGTTTCTGTCTAATTATTGTCATCCAATTATCCTGATTCTGACTTGGATTGCGGTTCATTTCAAGGAACAACTTTCACAAAATTGATTTTCATTCAgtagttattatttattaaccaGTAATTTTGGCATGATTTTCTTTTGGTTCTACCTCTCGTTTCATTGGGTTTAGGAACCATAACCACTTAGTTACATTTAGGATTTCAAACTAAACCACTTAATTAgacaaatacatcaaaactgaCATCATGACATGAATGAAACTGTCCAACAATGTCAACCACAGGAAGCTTTCTTCTGGTTTTtccaaaaagataaaacaatacCATTATTTTGTAGGAATCAGAAGATTAACACTCAGTTCAGTACCGAGAAGCAGTTTATTGACATTTATCATGTtgattttttaatcatttcttcatacatttacatttttcatgaaTTTGATAAGCAACTCGAACCCAAAGAGGAAGGTTGGATAAATTCtgacaggttaaaaaaatacattgggTGGCTTTATAGGCAGACGATAGAAAATATATTAGAATAATACGGATTTTAATGCCGATTTTCAGACATTAAAGCACAGTAGATCTGATTAGGATGTTTACAGAGGCGTGTTGATGTAAACACTTTGAATAGAACAACTTCTGAAACACATCCcttctttttttgattgttaTGTATTTACATATCCCCCAGTGACTCCCCTTGCTCCAGTGCGACGGTGCATCAGGGTATAAGGTCCTCCATGAGagcaaacatttgatttaactTGTCAAATGGTTCGAGACATTGCGAAAGAGCGTTTATCCATAATTACTTCCTGTCCATTCTTGTCTGGGTAATTCCGCGTCTTGAAATGTCCCTGAGCCACAGCGTTCCTCaaatagctttttaaaacctCTTGATGGCTGTTTTCATAATGGCTCCATCATCTCATTTGTGTACGCACTTCTGCTGAAAAGCGCCACTGATGGCTCGACAGACGCCAATTATTGGCGACGTCTTACGGCGTGAATCAGAGGGGggaataacaaaaataaaaataaaagatacaaCCAAGCACAACGTTGTTGTTGTCCAATGCAACAGGGTTCTGCTTTACATTCAGAAGTGTTCTTAttgtcaaatttttaaaaaaggcatggAAATAATGAGGaggtttttgctgtttttatttctgctaaaCCCACTCATCATTAAGCCAACAGGGCAAAACAGGATGAAATATTCTTGGTTGCCATTAATTGGGAGCTCAAACAAACCAAGCCAAAATTAGCATGCACGTACACGCTCTGCATATATCAGACTTCAGTCTACTGTAAAAAACTCTCCTTACATTGACGTGATATGTAGacgtttgtttttcttctcagtaAGGCATGCTATTATCGAAGACTTTCCATTAGTGAGGGCTCAGAATGTTTCCATGACAATAAAAAGGCAATTTTCTGCCACTGAACAGCCACAGAGAGGACTTAGGAGAGATGTGATGTGAAATTCTCCGACTACCTTTGCGCCCCAAAGAGGGGCGGAGTTCACTTTGTTGTTCCATGTCCGCGGCACAAACGGCTTCACGTGGGGCTCAAATGAGATTCTCAAGCTTGTCAGATGAAGTAATTGCAGAAAAGCCAGCGGCTGTTTATCACACCCGAAGAGAAACTGCGGGGAATTTTCGAGCCCGAAGATTTATGGGCGTGCAAATTAAAACTGCTCGGAAACAAACGAGCGGCCTCGTGTGAATACTGATCCACAGCCGAAACGCACCGGAGGTACGGCTTTAAAGCTCCCCGAGAACGAGCAGGATGATATCTGCTTACCTGCGAGTTTTCTTGTAACGTTAGTCGCTCAAGCCTAAAAACACCCAGCCGACAATTTCACATCATCTCTGCTGACACGAAATGTCTCAGGAAGTGTTTCACCGAATGCTAGATTTGTTCAAGTTCAGTTTAAGTCATCAGaatgttatttaaaactcttttttccttctttaggCCAAATACTGGATTATAAATGACTTAATGTTCATTAGAGCCACTTAAATATCAACTCTGATGTCATGGGGGTTTTAAAGGGATCATTcaaatcttctgaagtggggttctgtgaagcaaggttatgaaaaattaacatcttacctgctgtagatatcTTTTTTAATGGCCTCTGATAACACCCCCTATCCTCATCcaaaatgaaacacagaaacacatttacagtttgaagatagagcacataaatgtatatatatatatatatatatatatatatatatatttaaaaaaatacattcatctAACTATTGTCTTATTTTCTTACACTAGCTTTGGTTCATATGAGACATCTTTAGTTTGTTAAAAcgttaaaaattaaatgaaaaagtggcacttttataaataaagtgctGAGGCTTCGTTACAGATTAATACCAACATTCATACATGGCCAGTGTATGACGCCTGAATAACATGTGTTCTGTCGCCACCTGGTGGTCGCTTGTTAACACTGCATTTAGACACAGAGTTTATACTATTAAACATTTCAGCTACTCTACAggctttttaaatctcttttttcctcttccttgaCTCACAGCAGATAGGGGATTTCATTCACAAAAGAAATACATGAAAAATTAGGTTATTTTCCTCCCATTTGAATCCACACATATCTAAACTCGtataaatcaaaaagaaacCCCTGACCCCGTTGTAAGCTACACTGACATCAGTTATCATGACCAGTTTCCTGAATTGCTGTGAAGCATTTTATCAAATTTATATGGCGCATAGTGTTCTCAGCTACCTTGAGATTTATGTGAACTTCTCCTTTTATTGGTGTCTGGTGCTAAAACACCAGAGTAAGGCAATCAGATATGGCTATGGTTATAACACAAGTGAGGTCTGTGCATGCTCATGCAGCTAGTATTTTTGTACATTAATCGAAACTCCTGAAATTCTCTTACgatttacagaaacataaataCAATCTGTTGCCTCAAGCGTCCATATGCTCAAAGAACAGatctgctggtttgtttttcttgctcatTATGCAGCTGCTCCACTTTATAAGTGATTCTGGAGGAGCTGTCAGAGTTCAAACagagttaaaatgttaaatatgcaAATTGGTATTGACATCAGTTTCCAGCGAGATGgagaacaaaatgcaaaacagatgGAGGGTTTCCAGTCAAGCCTCATTTTGCAAAACTGGAGGTCCGACGCCAACCGTTTCAACAGGTTCTGGAGACGTTTGTTTGGGGGTAGGGGGGTTTAGGTTTAAAACGATCCGGTGTGTCGTCAGGTCACTCAGCCGTGCGACTCTTTGGGCTCCACAGAGTTAGACGTAGATGCCTTCTGGGTTCAGGCTGGACGAGGCGCGGCTCTGTAGGGCGCGGAGGTCGCTGGGTAAAAGTCGGGAGGAGCCCAGTCGTTTCAGAGAGCCACACTCCACatctgcagttaaaaaaaagttttaatatcGTCAActttttgtgaataaattagATCCatatcaagaaaataaaactacttgaaattacaaaaaaaaaaacgactttcAAGAACAGATTACTTTAGGAATTTTATCCCAGACTGTATTTAATGTTTGTAGCTGAGCCTGACCCCAACATATATTCTAAACATGAACAGGTTGActcaaatctgtgtttaaaatgttgctattaactatttgaagtcaactaTGTCTgcctgactgttagcaaaatatcttataaaccactggacgaGTTTAATCAACCTTTCAGGaaatcatctacaactgattaacttttcaagccaactcaattcaagatggccgtcacaacCAACACACAACTGgctgtcagtcagttttacagatattgagctaaattttgatgtggtagtagctgagagtcattcagactGTGACATCTTGTGGTATCAGATGAGACTGCACCAAACGCTATCAtgaaggtttgactaaaacttcTACATTATTCACCAAAAATTCAGCTTTAAATGCAGTGTGCGACTCCTTCAAGGAGTGCCAAGCCTTTCATTTTTGAGGCCTAATGAGCTCACAGACAGTTTTGTTTCACCACTTCTGCTTGACGGATCATTCTGAGGATGACCACAAGGTGGCACTGTGTCCACACAGATGTAACAACGCAGCCCAGGCAATAAAATCAGCCAAAAACAGgtcatcagttttaaaaaatggctctTCTTTTGTAAATCTGACGTTAGGTTAGAGATATTCGGGGGGACTTTCAGCCTGGTTCTGTAGCTACCGTTGGTGGTGTTGTCCCCCGCGGGCTGAGCAGGCAGCACAGTCACTTTGGTACCAGTTTGCTGAATGAACTGCTGCAGGTTGACCTGTCGGAGCTCTTTTGTCAGCCGCTCCAGCTCCTGCTCTTTCTCCTGCGGTGGAAAATACAGCATGACAAGACAATGAGGCCCATGCCTCGGACGATATAAGGAGCCTGACTCACGGCCAGAGCAGTAACTTCGACTCAAAGGTGCTGCTTGAACACAAACTTAACCTGTTTGCCTTCGATCCCTTAAGTCACAAACCATAGTTAGCATATTCATTAAGCTTCTTTTTAATCAGGCAAAGAATGCTGTTAATACCTTCCCTTCTTACTACCTCATATCACAGCAGACAGAGTTTCATTTTACACCAGAAAGCATGATTCACTGCACATTTCTGTAAGCCGGGTTTATGTTTCTGTGGTTCTACCTGTGGGGAAAAACTAAACACTGCAGCACTAAGTCATCCAGCCTTTAGTAGAAACTTTTAGCAGCTTTCTTATTAAACCTACTTCCATCATCACTTTCAAAGCTAAATGCAAAAGAGAATACTTTAAATTCTTGGCATTTTCGAAGCCGAAATGGGTCCGACCTGAAGTCTCTTGCCCGACTGGCAAAGTGAACGCTCCATCGCCTTGCAGCTGCTTTCCAGCCGAGTTGTTTGTTGGCTCTGAACCTCCAGctctgttttcactttctgCAGCTGGGACTGCACCTGAAATCCAAATCGGAGGGAAAAACACTCGTATAAACTTTGAAGGAAAGCAGGAAAAGGAGATTAATCTTCCTAACATGGGAGAagggttttaaagtgcaaaacaacagaattcatgttttaaatatgtgaTGCTACTAAGTGAAGTGGTTACTGTGTTGTGTTGTAAAAGTGTTTATTAGATGCAGGACCTTGAGATAAACATCTGAGAAGTGAAAAGATTAACAGGAAACATCCCGTTCTGTTTGCAGGCCTGTATGAGTTTATAAAACCAAGATAAAGTGATTTgtacctcctcctccttcgcCTTCAGGGTGAGCTCAGCCTCCTGCTGCAGTCGCTCCCGCTCCAGGCCCGTCTCCATGCTCTaaacaaagcagcaacaaatcaccttaaagctaaaacaacattataatAAAGAGCTTTACAACTCCAAGCCCCAAAAAacagttgggacattgtgtgaCTCATAGAAcccaatgatttgcaaatctcataaacccatattttattcacattggaaCATGGTAAACATTTTAGAAGTTTAAATGGAGAAATTTTACCagttttgagaagaaaaaaaaaggtaattttgaattttaaggcAGCAACACATGTCAAAAAAGTTGCGACAGGAGaaacaaaaggttgtaaaagtaagttatttgaataagaaacagcCCTCAGTATAAGAAGCATTTAGAGAGGCTGGATCTGTCAggagtaaagatgggcagaggttcaccagtctgagagAAACTTCATgtaaaaagtagcagaactaTTTCAAAATACTGTTCCACTGTGGAAAAGTGGGAAGGCTTTaaacatcccatcatctacagtttgtAATATTATCTAAAGATTTCAGTAATCTGGAGAAAtatctgagctcaaaggacaaaaggctgatcctggggccctcaggggccgctgCAAAGTAATGATTATGTGGTTGTCAGACCaactaaaacagtttaattatgcagcttttctgtgtttagcTCACCTGAACACGAGCCAAGTACTCTGAAAGTCTGGCTTCGCAGTCATGCACACGGCCCTGCAGCTCTGCTAGCTGCTGCCGCAGCTGCCGCTCGCTCTCCTGCTCGATCTGCAGCTCATTCTGCCagaactcctcctcctccatctcagCATCGTTCCTCCTCACCTGCTGCTCTAAAAGCAGCATCTCGTCTTCCAGGTTCCCTTCCTgagaagcaaataaaacacCATAATTGACGTTCTAAAGATGACACGGAGCTGTTCTGATGGGGGGGGCTGAGTAAGGGGACTCACGTCGCTGCTTTGGCCGGTGACCTCCTCCCAGTCCTGCAGCTCCGCCTCACAGCCCAGCAGACGGCTCTCCAGCGCCTGGAGTTTgtctctctgcagctgcacCAGTCGGTTCAGCTCCCTGGCTGGACTCCCAGGCAGGGATGCAGTTCCACCACCTCCGAATCTGCTCAGGTTCAGGTTCACGCCACGCTGCTGCGTCTGTTTGGCTGAGAGTAGAAGGGTAGAAAAAACAATGGACATCCAATTGTTTTAATTGGAGAAAGAATCAACATCCTTCACAAGAAAAGCCTAAAATTACACTTCATACCTTCagcatctctgctttttccaAATAGTTCTCGCAGACCCCTGGCACCCCCGGTGAAGGTCAGAGACTTGCGTTTGGGCTCCCTGCGTTTGAACGAGCGGTCCGTCCCCGATGGACGGAGTTTGGCCAGTGGTGGCAAACTCTGGCGGTAGAGTCCTCGCTCTGGAACGCGAGCCAGCCCCTCGGAGGTCGGCCGCTCGCTGATGGACGGGCCGTTTCTTTGGAGGATGAGCTGCACGTCGCTGGCATACTGACCCCACTTGTTGAGGGACACCACAGGGTTTTCGTGAGGAGCCAGGAGGCGCTCCGTGTCCCGCCATTTCTCAATCAAAGTGTACCGGCCAGTGCGTCCTAGGACAAGGAAAAAGAGAACTTTAGACTTCTGTTTAAAAGAAGGTCAGATTTTCCTGACTCATGCAAACCTACAGTCCTTTTTCTAATATCTGCATGTAGCCTCTTGGATTTTCCTACAGTACAAggaaaccagcagctgcagtagatcatgatcactaacaggttgtaaaaaaaacaagctgggACACCAAAATAATAGTTTTACATTGGTGTATGGATATCTTTGGAAATGCATATGACCCACAGCggggcggctgtggatcagtggttgaAGCAGTCACCTTCCAATGAGAGAGTCaaaggttcgattcctggcaggagttatatgtcaaagtgtccctgggtaagacactgaacccctcattgtcTCTGATGTGTAGTAGAAgctgtatggatgtgtgtgtggatgagtcAGTGAggccacagattgtgttgtaaaacgCTTTTAAGAGCCTGgctggctagaaaggtgctttacaagtacagtccatttaccatttatcactatcaccaaaaaaaccccagagTAAAGCAGAGAAAGTATGAATGCTGAATGCCTTTTGCAGGAGAAGCTGAAAGTGAGttgtcaaagtttaaacattaataaagagcagcagaacacaaactaaaacataaaaccagcagcaaaaaaaagcaaacttactaaaaagtaaaagaagcagaatggtagctaaaagttaaaagcaacataagaagacaaaaacagagcaagtgtGCTGGAGCGGATTTCAAAGAGAGCTATGTTTTTGAGTAAAATGATGAGATTTCTGTGTATTTCCATGAGgaattttattctaaataaagtataaaagttaaaaaaaacaaaaacttatagCTCACTATTCTAgactgagctgaacattttgatacaagAATGCTGAAAGTAGAACAAGATTTGCGTAAGTTGATTGCAAATACCatggaagaaactataaacaggaaaacatcagCATTTATACAGCTAAGACCTTTCCGCTGAGATTCTGTGTATTGATGTAATATGAAGTAACTGTACCCGAGGGAAATGTGAGTCAAAGTAATCAGCATTtatatcaataataataataatgagtgTTTGTACTTGTGTAGCACTGATTCAAAGAACTTCACCAGCGTGTTGggttaaaacaggttttacgGTGGGAAAATTCAGCTCAACAAGCAGCGATTGTGTTGGCCAAAGGTTCAATGGTTCacagctttttgtgtgtgtgtactcctGCATTCCCGTCTGTATACATACAGATAAGAGCAGAACTGTTCCCCCTCCTGCACAGTAAGGGTCCTTGTAAAAAGAGGCGCATTCATCACGACAGCCATTTGCATCAAAGCACCCTGGCCTGGACAAAACAGGCACAGCGGACACAAAGGACTGCGAATGCCACACTTCTTGCGACGCCGTCGCCGTGACAGATGGGTTTCAACTCCGATGAATCTCCAGGTTGGTGTAACTCTGTCCTTACCAAAGGAAAACCGTGTGTAATTAACAAAGGCAAAGAAGGAGGAACAGATGCAGCGTGTGAACCTATTTTCACCGCAACTGCACAGCACTTGTCAATAAACCAAAAGACTGCAGTATGACTCATCTCATTCTGTAAGGGGCTATTTATGGTGAAAATCTTTGTGCCCTCCTGTCACTTGTTATTTTTTACGCAATTTATCACCTCGAATCAGTTTGACATCATGCCCACATAGTAATGGACATGACTCGCATCGTAAGATGTCCATGAAGGGATTTCATCCAGACAAAGTATCATCTCCACTACTTGGACTATGATTTGTGTTGTGGTTTCACCATCAAATTAACATTTGAAACTTGTCACAATCAGCAAAATACTTCCTATTAGTTTATGAAGTGGTTTTGAACTTACCGATGGCTTGTGCCAAAGCAATGACCACTTCCTGACAAGTGGTGAACTCTGTGACACCGCACACAATGCGCTGCACTCCGTCCACCCACACCTTCAGCTCCATGGCCTTCATCCACAGGCCCTCATTCCTCCACACCACCAGGGGGAGCGactggtttggttttttttcatcctgaaatttaaaaaaagatgatgttCAGTCTAGGTACGTACATATCTCAATGTTCATCGAGACGTTAGAACTGGAAACAAGAGCAGAAGCCAGAAGTTGGAGCCACAAGGATGGATTTTTTTAAGCAGCTAAACAGGCAATATTGAAAAGTGGTTTATGAGGCTCTTTCACAAGACTGCTTACAAGACTTACACACCTTCTGGCCACCTTGATGTGATTTCTAAACAGGCCGAGGCGGCGAGGGGTCGAAGCCAACCCaccactgctgctgctttggGCCGCGAATCGAGGTAGAAAAAGAGCCGAAACGGTTGATGTGTGAAAAGGCAAGCTGGCTTTGCGGTTAAAAGTGACAAAGTGATGACGTATGCTTTCCAGCTGCAGGATTTAAATGCCAAAACATCCACTTTGGAGGAGAACTCGagtgtttttctaaaaaatgacaaactgggGTGACAGCACCTTTCTTCATCAAAATACAGTGACTTTCAGCTGCGTTCTGCTAGATTTATATTTGACGTGTTGAACATTGAGCGAGGGTGCgcgtgccaacagtgacgcagTCGTGCCgtccccgcccctgcgtgaAGGGCCCACGCGGTGTCAGGCGCCTGGTCGTGCACCTTACAGGTTTTGGAACATGGCACGGACCGCACACACCACATAATCAAATAACTCAAAACTCATGGAGGGAGACTGCTGCTGCCATcaacaagttatttttgtgtgttaatgAGAAAAAGTTTAAGTTAACGTTAGCGTCTAATGTGCTcgtctataaaaaaaaacaagtcgcTCACTCTTTAAGAGTAATGCCACAATTTCGATAGTGTTTCTCTATCTTTACACATTTTGATGTTAAATCTGAACTTCACAGAGAACTGTAAAACGATTCCACCCTGCCTTATCTCCTTTCAGCGGTTTCCTAAACGACTTCACAGCCACTGGAGTTAACGCTTCACTTCAGCAGGGATGCAAACGGCCAGAACTTGACATCAACGCTTGTTCTCTCTGAGCGGTTTCGTTTTAATGCCGCTGATAAACTGCTGCGAGAGCAACAACCCCTGCGGTTCAGCAATTGTGGCCGTGTAATAGAACCTTTCcaatatatttttcatttgctGGCGTTCGGTACGTGGATGCAGAATGAGAGCCATTTTCAAACTGCTGACACAAGCACCAGCAGTGGGGCAGTCATTATGGAGCTGGCATCGCCTCAGCAGCCGTCGGAGCAACAGAGCGGTGAAGGAATGGGGTCCCTGATGCTCCGGTCTGATCTGCAGAGACTTCCTTTCTCTCTGGTCCTTCATATATAAAATTAAGGCACctttcatcttcatcacagCTGGAATGACACTTGTTACGGTCCAATAAATAATTCTGTTCGCATGAAAGCAGCTTTTTGGGATctgaaatagaaagaaaaaaaacccgaGCAATAACAAAACACTTCACCG
The DNA window shown above is from Kryptolebias marmoratus isolate JLee-2015 linkage group LG18, ASM164957v2, whole genome shotgun sequence and carries:
- the rassf8b gene encoding ras association domain-containing protein 8b, whose amino-acid sequence is MKAMELKVWVDGVQRIVCGVTEFTTCQEVVIALAQAIGRTGRYTLIEKWRDTERLLAPHENPVVSLNKWGQYASDVQLILQRNGPSISERPTSEGLARVPERGLYRQSLPPLAKLRPSGTDRSFKRREPKRKSLTFTGGARGLRELFGKSRDAEAKQTQQRGVNLNLSRFGGGGTASLPGSPARELNRLVQLQRDKLQALESRLLGCEAELQDWEEVTGQSSDEGNLEDEMLLLEQQVRRNDAEMEEEEFWQNELQIEQESERQLRQQLAELQGRVHDCEARLSEYLARVQSMETGLERERLQQEAELTLKAKEEEVQSQLQKVKTELEVQSQQTTRLESSCKAMERSLCQSGKRLQEKEQELERLTKELRQVNLQQFIQQTGTKVTVLPAQPAGDNTTNDVECGSLKRLGSSRLLPSDLRALQSRASSSLNPEGIYV